TGCCTCTAGACTTTTGAGTTTTCCACCCAATCCTGCAAAATTACATGTCAGCTCTCTCCTAGATAGGAATGTGTTATCAACGTCTGTGACTGTCTCGATGATGGACATGTATCAAAAATCCTTTGGATATTTCATATAAACCTTGATTGAAATTAGAGAAGAAATTTAAGAAATCCTTGCAGAATATTGCCATGGAACGTTATATGCTTCATTTTAAAAATACTGGATATTCGCCTAAACAATCACGCGAGATCGTTTACAGAGCCAGAGATTTGGCATCTGACATGAATGCATCAGTTAGAATTGCAAGAGTAGCCAGTAAATTTGTGGAGTTAGATGTGGCTGTTAAAAAAGAAGACCTTGACACCCTTGTTGAAAAATTATCTCCTATTGGTCCTATTGATAATATCCGGCATGTTGTAGAAGAGGAGATCGAAAAAGAGAAGGGAATCGCTGATGGAATTTTCTACTTTAACAATGAACGATTCTGGGAGAGTCATGAGGCTTTTGAAGGTGTTTGGAAACAATGCTTTGGTAGAGAAAAAGACCTTGTCCAAGGAATAATTCTGATGGCAGTAGCATTAGCTCATGCTCAAAAAAATGATGTCAGTATTGGAATTAGAATGCTCAAAAGAGTCTTAGACAAACTAGGAACTTCCCCTTCAATGTATCATTCCATTGATGTTGATAGAATTAGAAAAAAGGCAGTTGATATGCAACAAGAAAACAAGTTAACTATTTTTGAGATTTAATTAATTCTAGAGCTTTTGGAACTACCGCTGCGCCTTGAAGCAAACCTATACTTCCTTTCTTTGCTTGCTCTTCAGTCATTCTAGTAGTTCCATCATTTTGAATAAAATCAGCTGAAACTAAAACTGGCACAGGATCATCACTGTGCCCTTTGTTAATACATGGTGTGGAGTGATCAGCAGAAATGACAATTGCAACTTTGCTTGAATCAATATTTTCAACAAGTGTTTTAAAAAATCGCTGATCAATCTCTTCTATGTTTTTCATCTTGCCAATTGCATCTCCATCATGACCGAATTCATCTGGTCCTTTGAGATGGACATAAATTGAATTTTGAGTCTCCATTGCTTTTGCTGCAACTCTTGCTTTTTCTTCATAATCTGTTAATCCTCCAGCTTCAAATGCTTTCATCTTTAGAACATTTGAGATTCCAATCTCTACTGGCATATCCACAATACATGAAAATTGCATAGAATATTTTTCATTAATTGGAATCACATCTGGATATTTGTTTCCTGCATCTCTGAGTAAAATACAACTAAGTTGTTTCTTACCTTGCTCTTTTCTTTTTTTATTAACCTGACTCTCCTTCATAATTCTGATTGATTGTTCTGAAAACTCATTAACAATATTTGCAGTGAACTTTGAATCTTCATCATCTTCTAAGGGTAAACATTTTTCAATTTTTAGAAAATCTCCAACTGCCTTTGCTACGCCCATGCCTCCGATGTTACTATATGCAGGATCTGTATTGGTAATTTTTGAAGAAAGTTTTCTAGAGTTTGCTCTTATTCTAACTGTAACCCTGTGACCAATTGTAGGTGATACTACAACCGATGTATCTGGACTGGATAACTTTATTTTTTCTTCAATCTCTTTTGCAATTCCATCTGCATCTTCTTTTTCAATATTTCTACCTGCTCTTCTATCTATGATTACTTCATCATCATTTAGTGTTGAATAATTTCCTCTTAATGCTAAATCTCCATCTTTGAAGTCAATCCCAATTCCAATGGCTTCAATCACTCCTCTTCCTGCATATTCTGCATGATTGAATTTGTATCCCAACATATTGAAAACCGCAATGTCTGACTCTGGAGCAATTCCTTTTCCGACAGAAATTACTTCTCCTATACAGCCATTACTTGCAATCTTGTCCAAAGTTGGGGTATTTGCAGCCTCCAATGGTGTTTTTCCTTGTAAATCTGGATGTGGAAGATCTCCAACTCCATCTAATAGAACGTAAATCATATGAATATCTGAATTATCCATAATATTCTCTGTTTTAGCAACATCAGGTGCTCTCCTTTAAATCTTGCAACAAAATATGCGATCAAAAATTTAGAATCAGTTTAATTTTTCTAATTTAATTTTTCTAATTATTCATAATTGATCAAAGTATGATTTTTTAATTTTTACTGAAATTAATTACAAAACATGTTTTTAATTTAGAAATACCCTCTCTTAGCAAACGTTTTAACAGACATTTACTTTCAGTAACAATTATGGGGGATATGCGTAAAGATTATGTTTCTGAACGTTTCATGATTGTAACAAAAAAAGAAGACAAAATTATTAATCCAAAAAAATCTCCATTTGCTCCTGGTAATGAATCTATGACAAATCCTTCTGTATTATCACTTGTTGCAAAAGATGGAATGCTACAACGTCTTCAAGATAATGAGGATGAATATGTAGAGGGTTGGGCTATTAGAGTATTTGAAAGCAAAAATCCAATCGTTTCAATTGATACAGAAAATTCTTATAGTGACAGACCTTTCTATAGCGAACCTGCATATGGATATCATTACATTGTTGTTGCATCCCCAAAAGAAAAAGACACATTTGCAACAATTGATCCTGAACAATGGTCAAACGTTCTAGTTGTTGTTCAAGATAGATTGAGGTGGCTGTATACTCAAAAAGGTGTTACCTATGTTTCAATTTATGCTGACCATGGTGATTTGGCAGGAAGTACTAATCCTCACCCTCACCTGAACCTTCTTACATTTTCTACTATTCCTCCAGTAATTGAGAGTGAAGCTGAAGCATCACACAAAATTCTAAATGAAAAAGGCGTCTGTCCAATGTGCCAGACAGTAAATGAAGAAATTGGTGGTCCAAGGCAGGTTCTTCAAACTGAAGGCTTTATCGCATTTTGTCCTTGGTCCCCCTCATATCCTTACGAATTTTGGATTTCTCCAAAAAAACACACTACTAGTTTTTCCAAAATTACTCAAAAAGAAATTAATGATTTGTCTTTAATTTTGAGGGCAACTTTGGGCGGATTGTCGAAAACTGTCAAAAATGTATCTTATAATCTTGTTTTTCATCTATCTCCTGAAAAGAAAAACAGTAGACAAATTCATTGGCATATTGAAATTTATCCTATTACAAAATCATGGTCTGGATTAGAACGTGGATATGGTATTTTCTTAAATGATGTTTCTCCAGAACAAGCTGCTGAAAAACTTGGAGCATCTTGCAGGAAAGAATTAGCTAACCTTGTTGGCATTATATGATTTTCTGCATGGTTTATTTATCTACTCAAATCTGTTTTAATTATGGCAATAGAGAAATGGCTTGCAATAACAAGTGTTGCATTATTTGCAATGTTTGCCGGTGAAATGATTTCAATTTACTCTTATGTTGTTGATCCTCCTGAAAATGCTATGCTTGATGATTCTTGGTTTGATTCTAAAATATTTCAGTTTATTTCAATCGGTGTTGCCCCCGCTGGAATTTTAGCTGCAGTTCCTTTCTTCATGACAAAACAATATGGTTCAAAACCTATAGGTGGATTAATTGTTGCAGGTGGAGTAATTTTGTTAGTTGGAATGTTTGTTTGTTATACCTTGTTAGATCAAATTAATGATGTTTATCTTACCGATATTGTTACCAATACCCCTGTTTTATTTATGGGTCTGTCTCCTATTGTAATTGCTGTTGGTATTTATTTGACCAAACAAAAAAAGAAGCGTCCTAAGAAAGAGTTCTTTTAATCATTATCAAATCTTAATTCATTTGCAATTTGCTTAAAGCCTAATTTCTCATAAAATGGTTTTACGTCGTCTGTGCAATCTAGAATTGTTTTATAACAGCCTCTGTTTTTTGCAATTTCTAGTATATACTTCATAATTTTCTCGCCTATTTTTTGTCCTTGAAAATCCTTGTTTACTACCACATCTTCAATATGACCTACCATTCCTCCATCATGAATGAATTTCTGCTCTATTAGCAATGTGGTGGAACCCACTATTTTTCCACCTAATTCTGCAACTGCAATTATGTGATCCGGATTGGAATTTATTTTCTCAAAAATCTTAATTGCCTTGTCATTATCCATATTGCTTGTCTTTCTCAATGAATCAAGCGATGTCAAAAATCCATTTTGAATGTCTTCTTTTCTTAATTCTCTGATTATTGGTTCACTCATTTTTATTTTCAGATCTTACCTAGTTTTTGAATATATTCTTGATATGCTTTTTTGTAGGATGCTTTATTTCCAATATCTGTAAATCCATTCTTTGTAAGAAAGCTATTGACTAGTTTTTTTCTGCTCATGGCTTTTTTAATTACATCATCCATTCCAAAAGGTTTGTTTTTTGGTATGAATTTCAAAATTTCCGGTTCCATGACGTAGCACCCCATGTTTACATTGGCTTTTATCTCTGGTTTTTCATTCCAACTCAGTACCTTTCCATTCTTTGAAGTCTCAATTACTCCGTATGGCAAATTAGTTTTGTATTCATTAAGACTCATGGTAACGAATGCTTTTTTCTGATTGTGTTGTTTTATCATATTTCTAAGACTAAAATTAAAAATTGAATCACCATATATGCAAACAAAAGTATCATCTATGAATTCTTCAGCAGTTTTTAGTTGCCCTGCAGTAGCAAGTGGTTTATTTGAAATTGCATACTCTATGTTCACTCCAAACCTTTTACCATCTTCAAAATAATCCTCAATTGTTTTTCTAAGATAACTAACACACAACACAACTGATTTTACACCATTTTTTCTTGTCCAATCAATTAGGTGCTCCAAGATTGGTTTTTCTCCCAACGGTAACATGGGCTTTGGAAGAAATGTGGTGTACGGTTGTAGTCTTGTACCTAATCCTCCAGCAAGAATTATTGCTTTCACAAATTTCATTTGAGAATTGACTATTTATGTTCAAGGATGAATTTCGACCCGACTCAAATAATTTTTAAAATCTTTCTCAAAACATCATCTGGGGTTTCACCAAATACTATGATCATCGGCTCTTTTCCAAAATCTCCTTTATGGTAAATTGCATCTGGTATTTTTGTTGAATTCTTAACTGCTTTTTTTATGCCCCATTCAATAGTTGAGTCCTTAATTTTCACATTTTTTGGTTCTTCATTTCTATCATAACTTGAAACTATTAGTTTTGATTTTTTAATTTTTGAAATTGTAGTGTTTTGATATTTTAGATTTATTGCAGAGCAGATTTTTGGATATCTTTTATTCATTATTAGTAATGCTGTTGCAACATGTTTTGAACCGCCATAAGTCAACTCTCCAGCTACCGTAGCACTCTTTCCTGATTTGACTATTCTTCCAGAAATACCAAGAATGTCTTTTATTGATTTAGGTTTTTGTTTGGAATATACAAAATTTATTTGGCATTCAGGAATATTTTTGTAAATATTTTTAATTTGAATAAATTTGTCTATTGCTTCTGATAAATCTCGATTGATAACATCTTGAATTTCTGTGATTGCTATTCCTTTTCCTATTTTCTTTGCATTTTTAATTGAATTTTGAGTAAATTGTTGGGCAAACCTTAATGAGTCTTTTATTGTCTTGTTTTTTGCTAGAGCAAAAATTATGGCTGCTGAATAATTACAACCACTACCATGATTGACTCTATTAATTTTGTTTCCAGAAATAAAATATTCTTTATTTTTTTCCAAAATAAAATCTGATATTGTTTTATCTCCTGTCACAACTCCGGTAATTACAACATTTTTTGCACCCATCTTTTGAATTTTTTTGGCGACATTTTGTATTGATTTTTTTGAATTTATTTTAGTCTTTGATAGTATTTCGGCCTCGAACTTGTTTGGTGTAATTACTGTTGCAAGAGGAACAATATACTTTTGAAAATCTGAAATGGCTGTTTTTTCAATTAATGCTCCACCCGTCGTTGATTTGATTACAGGATCTACTACAATTGGAATTTTTACTTTTCTTAATTTATTATTTAGAATTTTAATAATTTGAGAATTGTATACCATTCCAATTTTTATTCCATCAATTTTAAAATCCGACATTACAGATTCAATTTGATCTTTTAAAATTTTTTGTGATACTGGTTCAGCAATACCAAAATTTGATGTGTTTTGACTGGTGATAGATGTGATTACTGTAAGCCCATGAACATTAAATGACGAAAAAGTTTTGATATCACTTTGAATTCCAGCACCTGATGATGGATCCGATCCTCCAATTGAAAGTAAATTCATAATTTTCTATTTTTCTTAGCACTAATTTGTTTTTACTTTACATTTTTACAAATATTTCACTTTGTAACATTGATTTTATACTTGAATATCTTTCTAAAAACTAATGACTAAAATTCCAATAGCAAATGATGCCTCTACTGAAGAATTACGGTGTACAACATGTTTACTTCCTATGCAATATCAAACAAAAAAAGATGGGAAATTCCTTTGGCAATGTTTCAAATGTGGTAAGCAATACCTTGTATCTACAAACACTGAAGACGTTGAAGAAAGTTGGAGTCCTCCAAGATGACAGGCCTCTCCGAAATTGAATCTCTAAAATCT
This genomic window from Nitrosopumilus ureiphilus contains:
- a CDS encoding DUF309 domain-containing protein, whose protein sequence is MERYMLHFKNTGYSPKQSREIVYRARDLASDMNASVRIARVASKFVELDVAVKKEDLDTLVEKLSPIGPIDNIRHVVEEEIEKEKGIADGIFYFNNERFWESHEAFEGVWKQCFGREKDLVQGIILMAVALAHAQKNDVSIGIRMLKRVLDKLGTSPSMYHSIDVDRIRKKAVDMQQENKLTIFEI
- a CDS encoding alkaline phosphatase family protein, which gives rise to MDNSDIHMIYVLLDGVGDLPHPDLQGKTPLEAANTPTLDKIASNGCIGEVISVGKGIAPESDIAVFNMLGYKFNHAEYAGRGVIEAIGIGIDFKDGDLALRGNYSTLNDDEVIIDRRAGRNIEKEDADGIAKEIEEKIKLSSPDTSVVVSPTIGHRVTVRIRANSRKLSSKITNTDPAYSNIGGMGVAKAVGDFLKIEKCLPLEDDEDSKFTANIVNEFSEQSIRIMKESQVNKKRKEQGKKQLSCILLRDAGNKYPDVIPINEKYSMQFSCIVDMPVEIGISNVLKMKAFEAGGLTDYEEKARVAAKAMETQNSIYVHLKGPDEFGHDGDAIGKMKNIEEIDQRFFKTLVENIDSSKVAIVISADHSTPCINKGHSDDPVPVLVSADFIQNDGTTRMTEEQAKKGSIGLLQGAAVVPKALELIKSQK
- a CDS encoding galactose-1-phosphate uridylyltransferase; protein product: MGDMRKDYVSERFMIVTKKEDKIINPKKSPFAPGNESMTNPSVLSLVAKDGMLQRLQDNEDEYVEGWAIRVFESKNPIVSIDTENSYSDRPFYSEPAYGYHYIVVASPKEKDTFATIDPEQWSNVLVVVQDRLRWLYTQKGVTYVSIYADHGDLAGSTNPHPHLNLLTFSTIPPVIESEAEASHKILNEKGVCPMCQTVNEEIGGPRQVLQTEGFIAFCPWSPSYPYEFWISPKKHTTSFSKITQKEINDLSLILRATLGGLSKTVKNVSYNLVFHLSPEKKNSRQIHWHIEIYPITKSWSGLERGYGIFLNDVSPEQAAEKLGASCRKELANLVGII
- a CDS encoding GNAT family N-acetyltransferase, yielding MSEPIIRELRKEDIQNGFLTSLDSLRKTSNMDNDKAIKIFEKINSNPDHIIAVAELGGKIVGSTTLLIEQKFIHDGGMVGHIEDVVVNKDFQGQKIGEKIMKYILEIAKNRGCYKTILDCTDDVKPFYEKLGFKQIANELRFDND
- a CDS encoding nucleotidyltransferase family protein, yielding MKAIILAGGLGTRLQPYTTFLPKPMLPLGEKPILEHLIDWTRKNGVKSVVLCVSYLRKTIEDYFEDGKRFGVNIEYAISNKPLATAGQLKTAEEFIDDTFVCIYGDSIFNFSLRNMIKQHNQKKAFVTMSLNEYKTNLPYGVIETSKNGKVLSWNEKPEIKANVNMGCYVMEPEILKFIPKNKPFGMDDVIKKAMSRKKLVNSFLTKNGFTDIGNKASYKKAYQEYIQKLGKI
- the thiD gene encoding bifunctional hydroxymethylpyrimidine kinase/phosphomethylpyrimidine kinase, whose amino-acid sequence is MNLLSIGGSDPSSGAGIQSDIKTFSSFNVHGLTVITSITSQNTSNFGIAEPVSQKILKDQIESVMSDFKIDGIKIGMVYNSQIIKILNNKLRKVKIPIVVDPVIKSTTGGALIEKTAISDFQKYIVPLATVITPNKFEAEILSKTKINSKKSIQNVAKKIQKMGAKNVVITGVVTGDKTISDFILEKNKEYFISGNKINRVNHGSGCNYSAAIIFALAKNKTIKDSLRFAQQFTQNSIKNAKKIGKGIAITEIQDVINRDLSEAIDKFIQIKNIYKNIPECQINFVYSKQKPKSIKDILGISGRIVKSGKSATVAGELTYGGSKHVATALLIMNKRYPKICSAINLKYQNTTISKIKKSKLIVSSYDRNEEPKNVKIKDSTIEWGIKKAVKNSTKIPDAIYHKGDFGKEPMIIVFGETPDDVLRKILKII